The following are from one region of the Bacillus spongiae genome:
- a CDS encoding alpha/beta hydrolase — protein MLHYRTYLHEPNAPWVTFIHGAGGSSSIWYKQIKEYKQRFNVLCIDLRGHGKSDVTWQKGDTFNEIAEDVKKVLDHLNLTKTHMIGISLGTIVVQTFARIYPNQVESMILAGAVIQLNLRTKFLLSIGNMCKNIFPYMWLYRFFAWIIMPKKSHTESRYAFIRQAKKMCQKEFVRWFSLTKSVNPYLRNLQKVVKGIPTLFIMGQEDYLFITPVKELVKRQKDLELASIENCGHVCNIDQPERFNEISIDFINDLTSKSTIISA, from the coding sequence GTGTTACATTACAGAACATATTTACATGAGCCTAACGCACCGTGGGTAACATTTATTCATGGGGCAGGTGGAAGTTCATCCATCTGGTATAAACAAATTAAGGAATATAAACAACGATTTAATGTGTTATGTATCGATTTAAGGGGCCATGGAAAGTCCGATGTCACATGGCAAAAAGGTGATACCTTTAATGAAATTGCGGAAGATGTAAAAAAAGTTTTGGATCATCTTAATCTAACCAAAACCCATATGATTGGCATTTCTTTAGGAACGATTGTCGTTCAAACATTCGCTAGAATTTATCCAAATCAAGTAGAGTCTATGATATTAGCAGGTGCGGTTATTCAACTGAATCTTCGAACTAAATTCTTGTTATCGATTGGGAATATGTGCAAAAATATTTTTCCTTACATGTGGCTTTACCGTTTTTTCGCTTGGATTATCATGCCAAAGAAATCACACACTGAATCTCGTTACGCCTTTATCAGGCAAGCTAAGAAAATGTGCCAAAAGGAATTTGTCAGGTGGTTTTCTTTAACAAAATCCGTAAACCCGTATTTACGTAACCTACAAAAAGTCGTTAAAGGCATTCCCACATTATTTATTATGGGACAAGAAGACTATTTATTCATCACACCTGTGAAAGAATTGGTAAAACGTCAAAAAGATTTAGAATTAGCCTCTATTGAAAATTGTGGTCACGTATGCAATATTGACCAGCCTGAACGTTTTAATGAGATTTCTATTGACTTTATAAACGATTTGACATCAAAATCAACTATTATTTCTGCATAA
- a CDS encoding OFA family MFS transporter: MKQKNRWLIALSAIAIHISIGSVYAYSVYKKPIHDELGWSSTETALAFTIAIFCLGTSAAFFGKVVEKKGPRFSAIVAAILFSSGLIGTGFAIQLESLYGYYLTYGLISGMGLGIGYIAPVSTLVKWFPDRRGLATGMAVMGFGAGALICSPVANYLIENVGLSQTFFILGITYFILMISGALYIARPEEGWVPAAMKEASQKGKGKIKQDLAQLTANEAVKTKRFWMLWVMMFINISSGIMLISVASPMAQEKVGMTAVAAASMVGIMGFFNGGGRIGWATASDYLGRTNVFTIFFSLQLVAFLILPTVSNQAVFITLIFLILTIYGGGFASLPAFIGDLFGTKQLGAIHGYLLTSWSMAGVFGPMLVSYIKDTTNSYNATFYIFSAFLTIALITSFLIRMDIKKIKEQQEPTSQQNNVKQQMIAMQHNT, translated from the coding sequence ATGAAACAAAAAAACCGTTGGTTAATTGCTTTATCTGCGATTGCCATCCACATTTCAATCGGTTCTGTATACGCATACAGTGTATATAAAAAACCAATTCATGATGAATTAGGGTGGAGCAGCACTGAGACTGCCCTGGCATTTACCATCGCAATATTTTGTTTAGGAACGTCAGCAGCGTTTTTCGGCAAGGTAGTTGAGAAAAAAGGCCCTCGTTTTTCTGCTATCGTTGCAGCTATTTTATTTTCAAGTGGTCTTATTGGGACTGGATTTGCTATACAACTTGAATCATTATACGGATATTATTTAACGTATGGACTCATTAGTGGAATGGGATTAGGAATCGGCTATATAGCGCCGGTGTCAACATTAGTCAAATGGTTCCCTGATCGCCGTGGTTTAGCTACTGGTATGGCAGTTATGGGGTTTGGAGCAGGCGCATTAATTTGTAGTCCCGTTGCCAACTATTTAATTGAAAATGTTGGACTATCACAAACATTTTTTATTCTAGGTATTACATATTTTATCCTTATGATCTCAGGAGCATTATATATAGCACGACCTGAAGAAGGATGGGTACCAGCTGCCATGAAGGAAGCGTCACAAAAAGGAAAAGGTAAAATCAAACAAGACCTTGCACAGCTTACTGCAAACGAAGCAGTAAAAACAAAACGATTCTGGATGTTATGGGTAATGATGTTTATTAATATATCATCAGGAATTATGCTCATATCAGTTGCTTCACCAATGGCTCAAGAAAAAGTAGGTATGACAGCTGTAGCAGCAGCAAGTATGGTTGGAATAATGGGGTTCTTTAACGGTGGTGGACGTATCGGTTGGGCTACTGCATCAGATTATTTAGGAAGAACCAATGTGTTTACGATATTTTTCTCCCTTCAACTCGTAGCATTTTTAATCTTACCAACCGTTTCAAACCAGGCTGTTTTTATAACATTAATTTTCCTTATTTTAACCATTTATGGTGGGGGATTTGCCTCTTTACCAGCCTTTATTGGAGATTTATTTGGTACAAAGCAATTAGGTGCAATCCACGGTTATTTACTAACATCTTGGTCTATGGCCGGTGTGTTCGGACCAATGCTCGTATCCTATATTAAAGATACAACAAACAGCTATAATGCTACATTTTATATATTCTCAGCATTTCTTACAATCGCATTAATTACTTCGTTCCTTATCCGTATGGATATTAAAAAAATTAAAGAACAACAAGAGCCAACTTCTCAACAAAATAACGTTAAACAACAAATGATTGCCATGCAGCACAACACTTAA